One window of the Marinilactibacillus sp. Marseille-P9653 genome contains the following:
- the glnA gene encoding type I glutamate--ammonia ligase — protein MTTITREYIKDQVKEKNVRFLRLMFTDILGIIKNVEVPISQLDKVLDGQMMFDGSSIEGFVRIQESDMYLSPDLNTWLVFSWETDSSKKGKVARLICDIKNPDGTSFSGDPRTNLKRILKEAEDMGFTEFNLGPEPEFFLFKLNENDEVTENLNDNGGYFDLAPNDLAENCRRDIVLELEDLGFEIEASHHEVAPGQHEIDWKYANAVEACDNIQTFKLIVKTVARKYGLHATFMAKPIFGINGSGMHCNMSLFNENGNAFFDENGPMQLSDTAYKFMAGLMEHASAFTAVTNPTVNSYKRLVPGYEAPVYIAWSGRNRTPMIRVPESRGLSTRLEVRSVDPTTNPYLALAVMLKAGLDGIRRDLKAVDPTTDNIYEMDTTELDDKGIESLPGSLHEAVQNLKKDPVIIEALGEHIFNNFVATKTVEWDQYKATVSQWEKEQYLNLY, from the coding sequence TTGACAACTATTACTAGAGAATACATAAAAGATCAGGTTAAAGAAAAAAATGTTCGTTTTTTAAGACTAATGTTTACAGATATTTTGGGAATCATTAAAAATGTAGAAGTACCAATCAGTCAGCTTGATAAGGTATTGGATGGTCAAATGATGTTTGATGGTTCATCTATTGAAGGATTTGTTAGAATTCAAGAATCTGATATGTACTTAAGTCCAGATTTGAATACATGGCTGGTCTTTTCTTGGGAAACAGATTCTTCTAAAAAAGGAAAAGTTGCTAGATTGATATGCGATATCAAAAATCCTGATGGAACATCTTTCAGTGGAGATCCTCGTACAAACTTAAAACGCATTTTAAAAGAAGCAGAAGATATGGGCTTTACAGAATTCAACTTAGGACCTGAGCCTGAATTTTTCTTATTCAAATTAAATGAAAACGATGAAGTAACAGAAAACTTAAATGACAACGGCGGATACTTTGACCTTGCACCTAATGATCTTGCAGAGAACTGCCGTAGAGATATTGTATTAGAATTAGAAGATCTAGGCTTTGAGATTGAAGCTAGTCACCACGAAGTTGCTCCAGGTCAACACGAAATTGACTGGAAATACGCAAATGCGGTAGAAGCATGTGATAATATCCAGACTTTCAAACTAATTGTTAAAACAGTTGCTAGAAAATATGGTTTACATGCAACCTTTATGGCTAAACCGATTTTTGGAATCAATGGATCTGGTATGCACTGTAACATGTCATTATTCAACGAAAATGGAAATGCCTTCTTTGATGAGAATGGTCCCATGCAATTAAGCGATACAGCGTACAAATTTATGGCTGGTCTAATGGAACATGCTTCAGCTTTCACTGCCGTTACAAATCCAACAGTGAACTCATACAAGCGTTTAGTTCCAGGATACGAAGCACCTGTATACATTGCATGGTCTGGAAGAAACAGAACACCAATGATTCGTGTTCCAGAATCAAGAGGATTGTCTACTCGTTTAGAGGTACGTTCAGTGGATCCTACGACTAACCCATACCTTGCGTTAGCTGTCATGTTAAAAGCTGGCTTAGATGGTATTAGACGCGATTTGAAAGCTGTCGATCCAACAACGGATAATATCTATGAAATGGATACTACAGAACTGGATGATAAAGGGATTGAATCTTTACCAGGCAGTCTACATGAAGCTGTACAAAACCTTAAAAAAGATCCAGTGATTATCGAAGCATTAGGTGAGCACATCTTTAACAACTTTGTAGCGACTAAAACAGTAGAGTGGGATCAATACAAAGCCACAGTAAGCCAATGGGAAAAAGAACAATATTTGAACCTATATTAA
- a CDS encoding CDP-alcohol phosphatidyltransferase family protein codes for MKIDRGDWLKIPNLLSYFRVLLIPVFSYIYLTAITIEDYMIAAGILFISGLTDALDGYIARHFDQGTQLGKLIDPVADKLTQLAVATMLFIKWPIVMYLLLLFIIKEFSIFLMSYLLFKKRKIIDGAKWFGKIGTIVFYSCMFILVIMPEMSERNIIALILLTSIFQVIAFIGYINLFFSMHKQVQ; via the coding sequence ATGAAAATCGACAGAGGAGACTGGCTAAAAATTCCTAATCTATTATCTTACTTTAGAGTGTTACTGATTCCAGTATTCAGCTATATTTATTTAACAGCTATTACGATCGAAGATTATATGATAGCAGCAGGAATTTTATTTATATCGGGTTTAACAGATGCTCTTGATGGATATATTGCACGCCATTTCGATCAAGGAACGCAGCTTGGAAAACTTATAGATCCAGTTGCAGATAAACTCACTCAGTTGGCTGTAGCAACTATGTTGTTTATCAAATGGCCTATTGTAATGTACTTACTTTTATTATTCATCATAAAGGAATTCAGTATATTTTTAATGAGTTATCTACTATTCAAAAAGAGAAAGATCATAGACGGAGCAAAATGGTTTGGGAAAATTGGTACAATTGTTTTCTATAGTTGTATGTTCATACTCGTTATCATGCCAGAAATGTCAGAAAGAAATATCATCGCATTGATTCTACTAACTAGTATTTTTCAAGTCATTGCATTTATAGGATATATCAATCTATTTTTCAGTATGCATAAACAGGTGCAATAA
- a CDS encoding MarR family winged helix-turn-helix transcriptional regulator encodes MTRNEDSLKALTTILRAASSVERVVKEDMVSYGLNATEFTVMEYLYNRGKQPIQMIGKKILLASSSITYVIDRLEEKGLVQRVADVKDRRVTFAELTDEGQQKMTEIFPQHAETIEKLFKELSDSDLNKLRALLKEVGYKATKLIK; translated from the coding sequence ATGACAAGAAATGAAGACTCGTTAAAAGCATTAACAACGATATTAAGAGCAGCTTCGAGTGTAGAGAGAGTTGTGAAAGAAGACATGGTATCTTATGGATTGAACGCAACTGAATTTACAGTTATGGAGTATCTTTACAACCGTGGTAAACAGCCGATTCAAATGATCGGGAAGAAAATTTTATTGGCTTCAAGCAGTATCACTTACGTTATTGATAGACTTGAGGAAAAAGGACTTGTGCAACGAGTCGCCGATGTGAAAGATAGAAGAGTCACTTTTGCTGAATTGACAGATGAAGGTCAACAGAAAATGACAGAAATTTTTCCACAGCATGCTGAAACAATCGAAAAGCTATTCAAAGAACTGTCTGATAGTGATTTGAACAAGTTGAGAGCATTACTTAAAGAAGTAGGATACAAAGCAACCAAGTTAATCAAATAA
- a CDS encoding NADPH-dependent FMN reductase: MLKIGIVTGTIRENRVNLDVAKWVKQLAVEQDDAEFEIVDIKDYDLPVFAEPTSPAFTDELVEREKQLPWSRKMEEKDGYIFITPEYNHGIPSALKNALDFLYEELNDKAAGIVSYGSSGGVRSAEQLRTVLSEFQVAHVRTNPALSIFYDFDYPKLNPTEAQTKTVKTMIEQLLPWTEAMRGVRDKKHA, translated from the coding sequence TTGTTAAAGATTGGTATAGTGACAGGAACCATCAGAGAAAATCGAGTAAACTTAGATGTTGCAAAGTGGGTGAAACAATTAGCTGTAGAGCAAGATGATGCGGAATTCGAAATTGTAGATATAAAAGACTATGACCTACCTGTATTTGCAGAACCAACTTCTCCGGCTTTTACTGATGAATTAGTCGAACGTGAAAAGCAACTTCCATGGTCTAGGAAAATGGAAGAAAAAGATGGTTATATTTTTATCACACCAGAATATAATCATGGTATTCCAAGTGCTTTGAAAAATGCACTGGACTTTCTATATGAAGAGTTAAACGATAAAGCAGCTGGAATTGTGAGTTATGGATCATCTGGTGGGGTTCGCTCTGCAGAGCAGCTAAGAACAGTTCTATCAGAGTTTCAAGTAGCGCATGTTCGAACGAATCCAGCTTTATCCATTTTTTACGATTTCGATTATCCGAAACTCAATCCGACCGAAGCACAAACAAAAACAGTAAAAACGATGATTGAACAGTTATTACCCTGGACAGAGGCTATGAGAGGTGTCCGAGATAAGAAACATGCATAA